The Chitinophagales bacterium region AGTCTTCAATAATTACCTGTGCTGTATATTTCATAAATCGCTGTCTAATTTTAGAAGGATCTGTTGCAGTAAAGAAATAAAGTTTACCACCTTGCATTTTAGTGTCAAGGTAAATGTTTTATAGAAGCCACCCACATCGTTGTTGGTCAGCTTTAACTGAACCTTGGCCAAGACCATCAACGGCCAAAAAATGAAAAGAATTTCCCCCTTTCTTACCGATTACATGAATTATATCTAAGTGAAATCGAATGATGGTCGGCGGAGGACGCCGACCATGGACAAAATTTTTTCATGAGTATTAGGATTAAGATTTAAAGGTATTAAAGAAAACTAAAATCGAGATTTGAAATCTGATTAATGGACTTTCCAGCAATACATCATTATTTGTTTACAAAATTACAATTACACTTTTTTCATACTCCATTTGCCATAGATCAGGTAATAGCTGCAAAATAGTAGTGCACACACCCAATAAACGGTTTCCGCAAGCCAGATAACCGGTAAGCTCATATGGAATACCTCTGCCACCAGGTAAACGTATATGACATAAACAATAATGCAAGCCACTTCAATTAACAGTGACACTCTGGTTGCCCCTGTTCCGGACACGGCAAAAATGGTGAGCACTGCAACTGAAAAAAGGGTGATTGCAACTGTTACGCTCCTCAGGCTTGGAATGCTTGCGATAATCAAATCCTTTTCATTAGTGTAAATCGATAATACACTGGCAGGAAAAATATTTACCAATGCGGCGAAGACAAGGGAAAAAACAATGCTTACCGAGGCAATTTTTTTTATGAGCGGAATTACCTTCTCCTGCTTGCCTTGCCCCAATAAATTACTTGTCATAGAATTGGTTGTGGAGGCAAGTGCCCATACGGGAATACCAAAAAAGGTATAGAGACTTCGGACGAGGTTGGAGATGGCCAGCTCCCGTTCTCCCAGGTGCTCGATAACAATAAAAAACAAGAACCAGGTGCCGACACTTATAAGCTGCTGAAACACGAGGGGAGACGAAACACTTAACATTTTAACGGTTAGCGCACGCTTCATTTTTCTGAAATGAAACAAGGAAAAAAGTTTTACAAAATTTTTTCTGTAGAGGTAAAAAATAATAACCAGGGTAACCGTGGCTTCAGATATAGAAGAAGCAAGACCTGCTCCGGCAATCCCCATCTTTGGAAAATTAAATTTGCCAAATATTAACAGATAGTCAAGAATGATATTGACAAAGCATAGCACCCCGGTCGTCCATGTGGTAACTCTTGTATTACCAATTCCTACAAAAAATGCCATAAGGCAGGAGTTTATAAGGCTAAAAAAAATTCCGAAAGAACGATAGTGCAGGAACTCGCTGGTCTTTTCATGAACAAGAGAGGACTGAACAAAGAAGTACAGTAACTTATCTGAAAAAAAATACATTATAGAAAATTGAGTAAGCGCCAGAAGCAGGATCATTATTAATTCATGGTCTACCACTTCACCTATTGCTGCATCTGCACCTTCACCCTTTCTGCGTGCTACAATTACCTGCATGCCTGTATTGAGTCCATAACCCACCATGAACAAAACAAAATAAAATATACCGCCTATGGCTGCTGCACCCAGTTCAATCTCTCCTACCCTCCCGATGAAAGAAGTATCAATCAGATAAATGAGATTCTGTCCCAGGGAGCCCAGCATAATTGGCCACGCTATTAAAAAGATATTGCGATAAGAAGTATAATTGTCATTCATGCTGCAAAAATTCTTCGAAGGTATACAGATTGGAGAAAGGGGAAAATAATCCGTGTAATAATGTATTCTTTCTACTTAAAAAAGCCCGCTTCAAACCATTATTTTTGACCCATTGAGATCTTAGCTCAGTTGGTTTAGAGCGCTTCCTTGACAGGGAAGAGGTCGAGGGTTCGATTCCCCCAGGTCTCACATAATTTTTCTGCAGGACAGCAAAAAAATTAACAGAAAGATGCAATACCATGGCAGTCCTTAAAAAGCTTTTGACTGTTATAATCGCTTAATGAATAAGAAGTATGGTTCCAAAAATAATCATCACAATTCCTGCTATCATTTTTAGTGTTAGCGTTTCACCTAGAAAAATAACCGCCAAAACAATGGCAATTGCAACGCTTGCCTTATCCACCGGGGCTACTTGAGATACTTCCCCTATTTGAAGTGCCTTAAAATAAAAAATCCAGCTTAACCCGGTTGCTATACCTGATAAAACGAGAAAAAGAATATTATATCTTGTCAGTGAATATATAGAATCAGTGCCTCCGCGAAACCATGCAATGCCCCAGGCTAAAAATAAGATCACCACAGTGCGAATAGCTGTTGCCAGATCGGAATTAACATTTTTAATCCCGATTTTTGCAAAGATTGCAGTGAGTGCTGCAAAAGATGCGGAAAGCAAGGCGTAAATCCACCACATAGGTTTAAGTTTTAAGATACTGACTGGAATCACGGTACGAGATCATATCCTAAAAAAAATTTAGGATCGATTTCCCAATGAATAAAGCACCAAAGCAAAATAATACACTTGCCAAAGTGTACAAAAGGGCTGTCCCGTATTGGCCGGCCTGAATCAGCACCATATTCTCGTAAGAAAAACCGGAAAATGTTGTAAAGCCGCCGCAAACTCCTATAGTTAGAAATATCAGCCATTCTGAACTGAGCAATCCTGTTTTTTCTGCCAGTGCATATAAAAATCCCATAAGTAAACAGCCAATAACATTTACAGTAATTGTTCCAAATGGAAAAGCGGAAGGAAAACAGGAATTAATAAATTGAGTAAAGTAAAATCTGGCTACGCTTCCCAGGAAACCACCTGCGCCTACTAATAAAAATATCCTGTTCATACAGCAAAAGTTTTATATTGAACAGGAGTTATCAGCTTGTTTAAGGCGGTTAAAGGCGAACCCCATCGCCAAAGCAAAAATAAAATATTTTGATTTCGGTTTTTTATTCATCATCAACCCGCGGTTCTAACTGATACAAAGGAATCGGTAAATCCACCTAAAAAATTAAGTGTTCGCATTTCACTATAATAACCATATGGGTTTTCCATTGAAAAACCTACGTGACCTCCTTTATCGGGTGCTTCCAGAAATACACCGGAGTGGTATGTACACTCTTCCACAGGCAAACAGGCATCCGTAAAAAATGGGTCATTCCGTGCATTCAAAATTAATGTTGGTACGGTGATCCCTTGAATAAAATTTTTCCCGCTGCATTTGGCATAATAGTCATACGCATTACGGAATCCGTATAACGGTGCTGTATACAAATCATCAAAATCAACCAGCGAATGCACCTTATCAATATCTCTTCTGTCCAGGGTAAAAGAATCATTCGGCAAGTGCTTTATTGCTTTTTGCTTCAGGGACTTAAGAAAACGATTTTTGTAAATGCTCAATGCATTGCGATCCAGAAATTCTGCACAAGCCCTTAAATCAGCGGGAACAGAGATGGTTACTGCCTTACTGATGACTGCAGGAATAGCAGTACCATTTTCACCCAGGTATTTCAATACCAGGTTACCACCCAGGCTGAACCCGACGATAACCAGGTTTTTACATTGATGTGATTTCAGAATATGATCAACAACAGTTTTTACATCCTCGGTGCTTCCACTATGGTAAGAACGGGGTTGAACGTTAGGATATCCGCTGCAGCCTCTCAGGTTCATAGCAGCCACACACCAGCCCTGCTTACTTAATGCCTTTGCCATTCCTTTTATATACATGCTGTGGGCAGAAGCCTCCAAACCATGTATCAGCAGGGCAATGTTTGCAGATTTGTTCGAAAGCCAATCTATATCGAGAAAATCGCTGTCAGGAGTTGAGATTCTTTCCCTTTTGTATACTACACCTTTTACTACGCGAAATATATTCGGTACAATAGTTTGAAGATCTGCTGTGGGTAAATACCATGGATTTTTATATGCAGAGCGAACCAATGGCATTTTCTCAATACTAATATTACCTGTTCAGGTGAAGTAAAAAAATTTCGAACAGCCCAAGAATACCTCCAAAAAAAGCGCAGCATACTTTAAGCTGTAAAATATTTTTACCTGCCATGGTATAAAACTTATTTTTTAAATCCTCAGTGGAGAGCGAACTCAACTTTTCACTAATCAGTTTATTCATATCATATTTCGCCTGGAGGTCATCTGCGAAAAAATTTATTAGGTCTGGAACCATTTGTTCCAGTTCTTTCGTCAGGATTTCCTTCATCTGCAGAATAAGAGAATCTGTGACGAACATAGAAAAAATAGGAATTTTTTCCTTCAGCTTATTCTTAAGGAAATTATCAACCTTTTCCTCAAGCAGGGAATGTATCCGGCGCAGGTTCTCTTCTTCAAGAATGCTCTCTTTTAGCCTGCTGATGCTGAAAAAATTTTGTGAGACGTATCCACCCAACTGAATACCCCATTTATTTAAATTTTTCGGAATGAAACCCTGAACTTCAGCAATGAAAAAATTCTTTCTTTTAATCGGATGAATCAAAAACCAGGATAATGCTGATATTATTAACCATCCAAAAGCGGCATTTAGTATTGGAATAACCCAGATCATCGAAGGCCCTCCCAGGTTGACGGAGCCATACGCCATTGCTGTAGCCCCGATAGCTGATCTCCAGAGATGACGCCCTGTGAAAGCGCCTCATTTAATAAGGTATCGTAATCTGTAAGTGTATAAAACAAAACTTGTTTTGAGAGCAATTTTTTTTCTGCTTCCGGAAACCCATATGTAAAAATTGCGATCAGCCCTGTCACTTCACACCCAGCCCCCCGCAATGAATCTATTACACTTATGCCGCTTCCGCCCGTGGAAATGAGGTCTTCTACCACTATTGCTTTTTGGCCCGGGACTACCAATCCTTCAATGCTATTACCGAGACCATGCCCTTTTGAAGATGAGCGTACATAGCAAAATGGTGTTTCAAGATAATCAGCAACCAATGCGCCGTGAGCTATACCCGCCGTGGCAACACCGGCAATTAATTCTGTATCAGGAAACTTGAGGTTAATGATATTGCTGATCTCTTCTTTAATAAAGGTCCTTATCTCAGGAAAAGAAAGCGAAAGCCGGTTATCGCAATAGATAGGCGACTTCCATCCGCTCGACCAGGTAAATGGTTCATTAAGGTTTAACCTGACTGCATTTATTTGCAGAAGCAAACCAGCCATCTTTTGCGCTACAGATTCATTCAAAATCATCCTATGCCCGATATTTTTTACAAAGATAATTTACCTGCAACGCTTTAAAAGTGTTTAACTATTTTTTGGTATTATTTTCGGGCCCTGATTTTAATGTATCTATGAAAAAAATTTTCATCAACAATTCCAGCATATTCCTGGCCAGTTATAGGGAGCGAAATACATCACTTTTAAAATACCTTGAAGAAGAATTCTTTATCTATGAGTTCCAAAACAAAAAAGATTTATTAAAACAAATTGAAACAATAGAACAGCAACCTCCGGCCACCTGGGTAATTCTGCATAAGTCTATATCAGATTTGGAAAGGGTATTTCTTTCATGCTATAAAAAAATTACAGCAGCTGGCGGTGTTGTTTTTAACGAAGAAGACAAAATATTAATGATCTTCAGAAGAGGCAAGTGGGATTTGCCTAAAGGAAAACTTGAAAAGGGAGAATCCATCCGTGAAACAGCTAAACGCGAAGTGCAGGAAGAAACAGCAATAGAAAACCTGACTCTTCAATCACAGATTAAATTTCTGAAAGCCACCCAGGGTTGCACTTACCATACGTATAATTTAAAGGGAAAACGCATTCTTAAATCCACTTACTGGTACCGTATGAAAAGTAAGGATAGAAAATTGATTCCACAGGCTAACGAGGGAATTGAAAAAGCAGAATGGTGCACAAGATCAAAAGTTAAGCAGAACCTGAAGAATTCATATCTCTCAATAGTTGATGTGCTTAATGAAATTTAATTTTAAGTAAGACAGTCTTATTTTATGCCAATCAAAATGGTTGTTGCGGCAATTCCAATTACCAACCCTCCCAATCCCCATTTTACCCTGTCCCACCATTTTCTCCTTTCATTTTTTACAATATCAACCTGCGCCGATGATATTTTTTCACGCGCGGATTCCACATTCAATTGTATGGATGAAAGATCAGCATTAATGGTTTGCATATGGGCATTTGTAATATTCACAAGGTTTTTAGAAGAATCGGTAAGTAACTGGAAATAGTTTCGAAGGGAATCAAATTTAGCGGCCTGTTCTGCTTCATGCCTGTCGTATTCATACAGGTAGTTATCGGCGGCATCGAAAAAATTTTTCAAGGATCCGCTCTGTGACCTGAAATTCTTATAGGAAGAACTGAGTAAGCGAAAAGTGGTTTTGTTGAGAATATACACCGTATCACAGGTTACTTTTATTACCTGGCCGTTAAGCCTGGGAAGAACGCTGAAAGAATGATCATCACATATAGATTCAGTGGTGCTCTGTGCAAATAAACTGGAATAAAGCAGGATTAAAATAAGCGAAGCCAGCAAATAATTTTTGATCTGTATAATCATTATCGTGAAGTATCAATTACAATTGCCGGCCAGTCATGCCGGTTATATTTTAACAACGAATCTTTTGTCTGGCTGTATTTTTTTTTCGCCTGCTCCTTGCGCAAATTAAAATTTGCTTCATCCGCTTTAAAGCTTTTTGTGAGATTGTTTACACTACTGTTGAGGGAGCTGAGGAATATATCATACGTGGTTATCTTATTCTGCAGGTCAGTTAAATATTTTTGGGAGCTGTCCACAGATGCCAGCGTGATGCCAAGCAACATTTTTGTGGAATCCAATTTTCGGAGCGCATTGTCAATGCGGTTATCTTTCTGGCGCAAATTCATCAGCAGCAAAATGATGATCGCTGCTAATAGTACGGTAAAAGTAATCTTCCAGGATCGTTCCATATATCAGAACAAAAAGCATGTGAATATAATATAAAAGCATTAGCTCCGGATTAACCCAACGGATACCCTACAAGGTAATTCACCTTTATACCGATCCGGTTTTTCACTTGTCCTGTCTCATAAAAATAGCCGCTGTCATCCATGTTTTTAATAAGGTCGTTTAGCTGCTCTACGGTATAGAAGCGAAGCACTGAAACCGATCCATCCCACAGTGTACACAGGGGAATCAGTGGAAGAATGTAAGTAAACAATAACCTGCTCCACTTAAAAGGCCTGATGAAGGGTGTAACAAAAAAGAAAATGAGAGGCTGCAAAAGAATGACACCGAACAGAATGGTAAGAACACTTTTTGTTCCCGCATCAAAAATTCCGATCGGTGCGTTTTTAGTTCTTGCATCCAGCAATATCTTTTTTGCATCTTCCTGATTAAAATGATGAAACGATGAAAACAGGAGGCGCATTCCTTTTAAATCCTCGGGTACATTTAATGCATTCACCGGTTCCTCAATATAATTGATGCGACCTTTTGAAATATTTTTTAAATCACGATAAGCCGGAATATTGGGGTACAAGTCACTTAAAATAATTTCAGGAACCAATCCAAGCTGTTGTAACTGCTTTTGCATTTTCAAGGCACCACCCCCGCCACCGGCTCCCAGTTCCATCAGTTGGTTTTCACCTGTTTTTTTGAGAGTGGCTGCAATTATGGGCATTACAGGTTCGTAAAAATTCGTCTTCGTGATCATAAAGCGAAGGAAATCCGTCATGCCTTCCCTAACCACATCCGGAAACCACGGCAGGTCTTCAAACTCAAAGAGATGAAAACGTTTTCTTATCTGAAGCATAAGTAAATGACAAAACCCCCTTTCGGAGGTTTTATTTGGGGTGACTGATGGGACTTGAACCCACGACCCTCAGATCCACAATCTGATGCTCTAACCAAGCTGAGCTACAGCCACCAAATACCTTATGTAATATTTATTTTAAGATGTACACCGCTAATCCATTGTGCAATATCGCTTAGAAAGCAATCGTATCAATTACAACGGCGCAAAAATAAGTAAATTCAAT contains the following coding sequences:
- a CDS encoding MATE family efflux transporter; amino-acid sequence: MNDNYTSYRNIFLIAWPIMLGSLGQNLIYLIDTSFIGRVGEIELGAAAIGGIFYFVLFMVGYGLNTGMQVIVARRKGEGADAAIGEVVDHELIMILLLALTQFSIMYFFSDKLLYFFVQSSLVHEKTSEFLHYRSFGIFFSLINSCLMAFFVGIGNTRVTTWTTGVLCFVNIILDYLLIFGKFNFPKMGIAGAGLASSISEATVTLVIIFYLYRKNFVKLFSLFHFRKMKRALTVKMLSVSSPLVFQQLISVGTWFLFFIVIEHLGERELAISNLVRSLYTFFGIPVWALASTTNSMTSNLLGQGKQEKVIPLIKKIASVSIVFSLVFAALVNIFPASVLSIYTNEKDLIIASIPSLRSVTVAITLFSVAVLTIFAVSGTGATRVSLLIEVACIIVYVIYVYLVAEVFHMSLPVIWLAETVYWVCALLFCSYYLIYGKWSMKKV
- a CDS encoding EamA family transporter encodes the protein MWWIYALLSASFAALTAIFAKIGIKNVNSDLATAIRTVVILFLAWGIAWFRGGTDSIYSLTRYNILFLVLSGIATGLSWIFYFKALQIGEVSQVAPVDKASVAIAIVLAVIFLGETLTLKMIAGIVMIIFGTILLIH
- the crcB gene encoding fluoride efflux transporter CrcB, encoding MNRIFLLVGAGGFLGSVARFYFTQFINSCFPSAFPFGTITVNVIGCLLMGFLYALAEKTGLLSSEWLIFLTIGVCGGFTTFSGFSYENMVLIQAGQYGTALLYTLASVLFCFGALFIGKSILNFF
- a CDS encoding alpha/beta fold hydrolase — encoded protein: MPLVRSAYKNPWYLPTADLQTIVPNIFRVVKGVVYKRERISTPDSDFLDIDWLSNKSANIALLIHGLEASAHSMYIKGMAKALSKQGWCVAAMNLRGCSGYPNVQPRSYHSGSTEDVKTVVDHILKSHQCKNLVIVGFSLGGNLVLKYLGENGTAIPAVISKAVTISVPADLRACAEFLDRNALSIYKNRFLKSLKQKAIKHLPNDSFTLDRRDIDKVHSLVDFDDLYTAPLYGFRNAYDYYAKCSGKNFIQGITVPTLILNARNDPFFTDACLPVEECTYHSGVFLEAPDKGGHVGFSMENPYGYYSEMRTLNFLGGFTDSFVSVRTAG
- a CDS encoding orotate phosphoribosyltransferase is translated as MILNESVAQKMAGLLLQINAVRLNLNEPFTWSSGWKSPIYCDNRLSLSFPEIRTFIKEEISNIINLKFPDTELIAGVATAGIAHGALVADYLETPFCYVRSSSKGHGLGNSIEGLVVPGQKAIVVEDLISTGGSGISVIDSLRGAGCEVTGLIAIFTYGFPEAEKKLLSKQVLFYTLTDYDTLLNEALSQGVISGDQLSGLQQWRMAPSTWEGLR
- a CDS encoding NUDIX domain-containing protein; this translates as MKKIFINNSSIFLASYRERNTSLLKYLEEEFFIYEFQNKKDLLKQIETIEQQPPATWVILHKSISDLERVFLSCYKKITAAGGVVFNEEDKILMIFRRGKWDLPKGKLEKGESIRETAKREVQEETAIENLTLQSQIKFLKATQGCTYHTYNLKGKRILKSTYWYRMKSKDRKLIPQANEGIEKAEWCTRSKVKQNLKNSYLSIVDVLNEI
- a CDS encoding class I SAM-dependent methyltransferase; this translates as MLQIRKRFHLFEFEDLPWFPDVVREGMTDFLRFMITKTNFYEPVMPIIAATLKKTGENQLMELGAGGGGGALKMQKQLQQLGLVPEIILSDLYPNIPAYRDLKNISKGRINYIEEPVNALNVPEDLKGMRLLFSSFHHFNQEDAKKILLDARTKNAPIGIFDAGTKSVLTILFGVILLQPLIFFFVTPFIRPFKWSRLLFTYILPLIPLCTLWDGSVSVLRFYTVEQLNDLIKNMDDSGYFYETGQVKNRIGIKVNYLVGYPLG